AACTTACTAAAAAAATATTTAGATTAGAAGAGTTAACTGCAGTCACGATAAATTTGATTATCCTTCAGGCTTATTTCTTAATAAACCTTTCCTTAAAATAATGAGAATAATTACTTCCCAATGGTAGCGTAATATCCCCTATTTGTATTCTATTAGCATCTATTTTGTTAACGTGTTTTAAGTTTATCAGGTAGCTTTTATGGATTCGACAAAATTCAAACAAGGATAATTCTTTATCAATTTTAGAGATCGTATTTCTAATAATTTTTATTTCTCCATCGGTAAGGAATAGCTTTAAATAATTACCATAAGATTGAATATACAGTAAAGATTCATATGTGATCTTATGAATAATCTTTCCTTCTTTTATACAAAAATAAGTCGAATTAGTACTAGCAGTATTAGTTTCTAAATTTTGAGAAGTTTCGTTTTTCTCTAGTGTAATCACTTTTTTCACTCGTTCTAAGGCCTTAACAAAACGAACAAATTTTATTGGTTTCAATAAATAATCTACCACTAAATCATAATTGTACGTTTCTATAGCATAATCAGAATAAGCCGTAACCATTATCACTTTTATATCTTCTTTTTGAAGAGTATCTAATAACTCAATTCCAGAGATTTCTGGCATTTGTATATCCAAAAGAATAATATCTACCCGCTGTTTATTAATTTCGTTAAGTGCTTCTAAACCATTATAGCAGTTTCCTACTATTTTTATGTAATCTAGTTTATTACAATAACTTTCTAATAAATTATGCGCGTAAGGCTCATCATCGATAATAAGTATGTTATAGATAGCATTCATAAGTTAATATTTAAATAAACGCGATAAGTTTTATCCTTTTCTTCGATCATTAGTTCGTGCCTATCTGGGTAAAT
This region of Aquimarina spinulae genomic DNA includes:
- a CDS encoding LytR/AlgR family response regulator transcription factor encodes the protein MNAIYNILIIDDEPYAHNLLESYCNKLDYIKIVGNCYNGLEALNEINKQRVDIILLDIQMPEISGIELLDTLQKEDIKVIMVTAYSDYAIETYNYDLVVDYLLKPIKFVRFVKALERVKKVITLEKNETSQNLETNTASTNSTYFCIKEGKIIHKITYESLLYIQSYGNYLKLFLTDGEIKIIRNTISKIDKELSLFEFCRIHKSYLINLKHVNKIDANRIQIGDITLPLGSNYSHYFKERFIKK